CACGCCGCCGGCCATCACGATCAGCAATAATTGGGGGGTGGTGCTGATGCGACTCGGCCGCTACGATCAAGCCGAACCGTTGATGCGCAATGCACTCGACAAACACCGCGCCCAAGTCGGCGACGAGCATCCACTGGTGATGAGCGATCTGAACGCGTTGAGTCAGCTCGCGCGCCGGCGCGGCAATACGCTTGAAGCGGTGGAACATGCGCGCAAGGCGATGGCGATTGCCGAGGCCAAACTCGGCAAAAGTCGCGACGTTGAATCGATCCGCAATACGCTGGCCAGCGCGCTGCTCGCGAACGGCCAAACGCAGGCCGCGCAAGAAACTTACCAGCAGGCGCTCGATGCATTGCATGCGCTGAATGCGGATAACGATCCACGTTATGCGCAAGCCTTGTTCGGTCTGGCGAAGACCAATCTCGCACTCGGCAAAACTGATCAAGCGCAACTGCTCGCGCAACAGGTTTTACAACTGCGCTGTGAGCATTTCGCCAGCGACAACGGCGGACTCGCGGCAACACAAGCGCTGCTCGCACGCATCGCTTATGCACAAGGCAATCGTATCGACGCGCAAGCTGCACATAGCGAGGCGCAAGTCTTGCTCGCGGCATGGCAGGAACCCGACCCGGAAGTCGCGCAAGAAATCAAAGCCGCGCTGCGTTAGTTCTATCCAAGCGCGTGCGATCTGCGGCGTCAGCAGCTCACTTACCGAGACTGGCGCAATCGATCACGAAGCGATAACGCACGTCGCCCTTGATCATGCGTTCGTACGCCTCGTTGATCTGGTCGATCGCGATGACTTCGACATCCGATGCGACACCGTGCTCGGCGCAGAAATCCAGCATCTCCTGCGTTTCACGAATGCCGCCAATCAACGAACCGGCGATGCGGCGACGACGCATGATCAGCGAACCCGCCGCGAGCGGAATCGGATCGGGCATGCCGACCAGCACCATCGTGCCGTCGAGCTTGAGCAAACCCAGATAGGCGTTGTAGTCATGCTGCGCGGAAATGGTGTTGAGGATGAAATCGAAACTGCCCGCGAATTTCTTGAAATTGCTCTTGTCGTGGGTCGCGGCGAATGCATCCGCGCCAAGCCGCAGCGCATCGTCATGCTTGCTATCGGAATGACTCAGTACCGTGACATGCGCGCCCATCGCCTTCGCCAGTTTCACCGCCATGTGACCGAGACCGCCGAGGCCGACTACGGCCACCTTGTCGCCTGCCTTGACGCCGAAATGCCGCAGCGGCGAATAGGTGGTGATGCCCGCGCACAACAGTGGCGCGGCGCGTTCCAGCGGAATACTTTCGGGCACGCGCAACACGTATTTTTCATCCACCGTGATACGCGTCGAATAACCGCCGTAAGTGGGCTGTTTGCTATCGCGCTCGACACTGTTGTAAGTGCCGGTCATGCCCTTGTCGCAGTATTGTTCTTCGCCGGCCTTGCACGGCGCGCACTCGCGGCAGGAATCGACAAAACAACCGACGCCAACGGTATCGCCAACCTTCCACTTTTTGACCGCGCTGCCTACTTTGGCAACTTTGCCGACGATCTCGTGACCCGGCACCATCGGGAAAATTCCCTTGCCCCATTCCTCGCGCGCTTGGTGCACATCCGAATGGCACACGCCGCAAAACAGAATATCGATCAGCACCTCGTGCGCGGCAGGTTCGCGGCGTTCGATGGAATGCGGCGTCAGCGGCGCCTTGGCGGTGATAGCGGCGTACGCGGGGGTTTTGTACATGCGATTCTCCAAGCGTGATTGAAAATATGACGAGGCATTGTCGATGCGCCATTGTAAACGGCAAAATGTGGCGGGCATGTATTGAGCAACTTGCAACGCGGCGCTGCCAGCCAGCAGCGATATGTATGCGCGCCACTTCGTGCGTGACTTGCTTGAAACCACGATGCAAAATCGGTACTGAAAATGCACTGTGCGATCCGCCGCATCAACCGCGCGCCCGTTCACGAATCGAGGTCACTGAAGTAACATGACGACTCCGCGATCCACAACAAAAAACGACACCGAAGAATCAGGCTTGAAGCTGGCTGTGCTGATCGATGCCGACAACGCCCAAGCGGCGGTGATCGAAGGTCTGCTGGCCGAAATCGCGCGTTTTGGTGAAGCCACGGTCAAGCGCATTTACGGCGATTTCACCGCACCGACCAGCGCCTCGTGGAAAAAAGTATTGCAGCGTTATGCGATCAAACCGGTGCAGCAGTTTGCGTATTCGACCGGCAAGAATGCGACCGACAGCACGCTGATTATCGACGCGATGGATTTACTCTACACGCGAAAATTCGATGGCTTCTGCCTGGTTACGAGCGACAGCGATTTCACCGGCCTGGCGATGCGCGTGCGCGAGGAAGGTCTGACCGTGCTGGGCTTCGGCGAACAGAAAACGCCCGCGGCGTTTCGCAATGCGTGTCACAAGTTCATCTTCACCGAAGTGTTGCGGCCTACGCCGCGCGATGAGGTGGAAACGCCGGTGGAAAAACCCGCACGCGCACGCAAGATCAGCAACACCACGCCATCACCGCAACCGGCGAAACTGGCAACGCCAAGTTTCCCGAAAAAATTCGTGCTGGCCGCGCTGGAACAATCCCATGACGACGCGGGCTGGGCGAACATCGCGATGTTCGGCAGTTATCTGACCAAGCTGCAGCCGGATTTCGATTCACGCCTGTACGGTTTCAAGAAACTCTCCGATCTGGTCAAGGCCAAGACCGATCTTTTTGTCACCGAAGAACGTCCGATGGCTGGCTCGAATCAAAAGGTGCTGTATCTGCGTGCCCGATAAATTCGCCTGCGCACACTGATAGTACAACGCACTTTCTTGTCCGCTGACTGTTCACCTGCAGGAACCCTCCATGCCGCTCGTCACCTCGCCAAAAAACATCGCTGCCGCGCTAACCGAATTTTGGTCGCCGCGGGTCGTCGCCGAGCTCGACGACAACTACGTCAAGGTTGCCAAGTTACACGGCATTTTCGGCTGGCATGCACATGCCGACGAAGACGAACTATTTATGGTGTTGCAAGGTCATTTGCGCATCGAAATGGAAGCCGAGTCGGTCGAACTCGATATCGGCGAAATCTTCGTCGTACCGAAAGGTGTGCGCCATAATCCGATCGCGAACGATGAATGTCTAGTGATGCTGATCGAGCGAAAATCGACCTTGCACTCCGGCGACAGCGTGACCGAAAAAACCCGCTCGCTCGATGAGCAACTTCGTCCGGTGTGAGTTTCGTTGCGGTTACGACCGCAAATGAAAACATCTGCAAACCCGAAGGCATTTCGGCGATTTCACATACGTTAACGTTAGTGTTCTTTACGTTTGTGAAGTAGCATCAAGGCTCTCTCACACCGACATCACAATGTCTGTGATGTGCGCCACATTCCTGCTGCAGGGGTAAAATAATGCGTAATTCTTTCTGGCGCGGTTTCTGCCTCGCCGCGGTCGTTTTCACGGCCGCATTTTCGCTGGCAGCACACGCGCAATCGCTGACCAAGTCGGCAATCCTCGTGGATGCGGGCAATACCAAACAGGCCGGCCAGGCGTTTGCTTATCGCCTCACCTACAACTGCAGCAGCACTGCAGGGCCTTGCCTGAATGCGCAGGCGGTCGATCTGCTTCCCGCCGAAGTGCAGTTCATTTCCAGCGTGCCCGCCAGCCCGACCGGG
The sequence above is drawn from the Pseudolysobacter antarcticus genome and encodes:
- a CDS encoding cupin domain-containing protein, coding for MPLVTSPKNIAAALTEFWSPRVVAELDDNYVKVAKLHGIFGWHAHADEDELFMVLQGHLRIEMEAESVELDIGEIFVVPKGVRHNPIANDECLVMLIERKSTLHSGDSVTEKTRSLDEQLRPV
- a CDS encoding NAD(P)-dependent alcohol dehydrogenase: MYKTPAYAAITAKAPLTPHSIERREPAAHEVLIDILFCGVCHSDVHQAREEWGKGIFPMVPGHEIVGKVAKVGSAVKKWKVGDTVGVGCFVDSCRECAPCKAGEEQYCDKGMTGTYNSVERDSKQPTYGGYSTRITVDEKYVLRVPESIPLERAAPLLCAGITTYSPLRHFGVKAGDKVAVVGLGGLGHMAVKLAKAMGAHVTVLSHSDSKHDDALRLGADAFAATHDKSNFKKFAGSFDFILNTISAQHDYNAYLGLLKLDGTMVLVGMPDPIPLAAGSLIMRRRRIAGSLIGGIRETQEMLDFCAEHGVASDVEVIAIDQINEAYERMIKGDVRYRFVIDCASLGK
- a CDS encoding NYN domain-containing protein; the protein is MTTPRSTTKNDTEESGLKLAVLIDADNAQAAVIEGLLAEIARFGEATVKRIYGDFTAPTSASWKKVLQRYAIKPVQQFAYSTGKNATDSTLIIDAMDLLYTRKFDGFCLVTSDSDFTGLAMRVREEGLTVLGFGEQKTPAAFRNACHKFIFTEVLRPTPRDEVETPVEKPARARKISNTTPSPQPAKLATPSFPKKFVLAALEQSHDDAGWANIAMFGSYLTKLQPDFDSRLYGFKKLSDLVKAKTDLFVTEERPMAGSNQKVLYLRAR